A single Photobacterium toruni DNA region contains:
- a CDS encoding DapH/DapD/GlmU-related protein — translation MYISKRILCSKNDSKLTDIQVMERYTQYFNANFWVSFSGCPSITMTQVNGSGVISNLDIKTNTIDIDSGCYIESTELPAFPSGPTKLTCVALRDETFGRIRIGKNCVLQGTSICSYNLVDIGDRVIFGPNVVIMDCSGHAIERRGNSDEWERLKISPVYIGDDAWLGYGVIVLPGVSIGKRAVIGAGSVVSKDIPDDCVAVGNPCIIKRLLIQ, via the coding sequence ATGTATATCTCAAAGAGAATACTGTGTTCAAAAAACGATTCAAAATTAACAGATATACAAGTGATGGAACGATATACTCAATATTTTAACGCTAACTTTTGGGTTAGTTTTTCAGGTTGTCCATCTATTACGATGACACAAGTAAATGGCTCTGGTGTGATATCAAATTTAGATATCAAAACTAATACAATAGATATTGATTCTGGTTGTTATATTGAATCAACAGAGCTTCCAGCTTTTCCTTCTGGTCCAACTAAATTGACATGTGTTGCATTAAGAGATGAAACGTTTGGTCGAATTAGAATAGGGAAAAATTGCGTTCTCCAAGGAACATCTATTTGTTCATATAATTTAGTCGATATTGGTGACAGAGTTATCTTTGGTCCTAATGTAGTTATTATGGATTGTAGTGGACATGCAATTGAACGACGGGGGAATTCTGATGAATGGGAACGATTAAAAATATCACCTGTTTATATTGGGGATGATGCATGGTTAGGTTATGGCGTTATAGTATTACCAGGTGTTTCTATAGGTAAAAGAGCTGTAATTGGTGCAGGTAGTGTAGTAAGTAAAGATATTCCTGATGACTGTGTAGCAG
- a CDS encoding HlyD family secretion protein — protein MGMVARGKNLYRPEYFEAQKISNEGRILLNTSFNQNIYLVLSILVLIAVVIFISFAEYARRETLIGIVSPLGGMVKVQANDSGFVEQLFVKEGERVESMTPLYEIKTERFDDTGVGVKKRILVSIENQYRILFERKKQEIQKADFEREALTDDINRLDDEANILHNVLKLSNSELELTRSLFNKQKPLFNNKFISEVEHQKKQLELFSKESQVQIHKLNLQKLIREKEKLLFTLKSTDINLSIILKDIDKQLEVITQNKVEFIYQSDSQVLSPIKGVIASILAVEGHSVSNSQTLLVISPDSEKAFVELYAPSRSIGFIKVGQKVRLRFDAFPYEKFGVQAGIITSISKSAIAADMISNYGLVNNTEVGGLYQVRVELLKPTITVYGREERFVSGMTVIADVELDTRKIYEWMLEPLYTIKGKV, from the coding sequence ATGGGTATGGTTGCACGAGGAAAAAATCTTTATCGACCAGAATATTTTGAAGCACAAAAAATAAGTAATGAAGGACGTATATTACTTAATACTTCTTTTAATCAAAATATTTATCTTGTGCTATCAATATTGGTATTGATAGCTGTCGTTATTTTTATTTCTTTTGCCGAATATGCAAGGCGAGAAACGTTAATCGGTATTGTTAGTCCTCTAGGTGGCATGGTTAAAGTTCAAGCTAATGATTCCGGCTTTGTAGAACAATTATTTGTCAAAGAAGGGGAACGTGTTGAAAGTATGACACCTCTTTATGAAATAAAAACAGAGCGCTTTGATGATACTGGTGTTGGTGTCAAAAAACGCATATTAGTATCTATTGAAAATCAATATAGAATTTTATTTGAACGTAAGAAACAAGAAATACAAAAGGCAGATTTTGAGCGAGAAGCGTTGACTGACGATATTAATAGATTAGATGATGAAGCTAATATTTTACACAATGTATTAAAACTTTCAAATAGTGAACTGGAGCTTACTCGGTCGTTATTTAATAAACAAAAGCCATTATTTAATAATAAATTTATATCAGAAGTTGAGCATCAAAAAAAACAACTTGAATTGTTTTCTAAAGAGTCCCAAGTACAAATTCATAAATTAAATCTTCAAAAATTAATAAGAGAAAAAGAAAAGCTCCTATTTACGCTTAAAAGTACTGATATTAACTTGAGTATTATATTGAAAGATATTGATAAGCAACTTGAGGTTATTACACAAAATAAAGTGGAATTTATATATCAGAGTGATAGTCAAGTTCTTTCTCCTATTAAAGGCGTAATAGCCTCAATACTTGCAGTTGAGGGACATTCTGTGAGTAATAGTCAGACTTTATTAGTTATTTCGCCTGACAGTGAAAAAGCATTTGTCGAACTGTATGCCCCAAGTCGAAGTATTGGCTTTATAAAGGTCGGACAGAAAGTTAGATTGAGATTTGATGCATTTCCTTATGAAAAATTTGGAGTACAGGCAGGGATTATTACTAGTATATCTAAATCAGCAATTGCAGCCGATATGATTTCAAATTACGGTTTGGTAAATAACACTGAAGTTGGAGGATTATATCAAGTAAGGGTTGAGCTATTGAAGCCAACAATAACGGTTTATGGGCGTGAAGAACGTTTTGTTTCCGGTATGACAGTTATCGCTGATGTTGAACTTGATACTCGTAAAATATACGAATGGATGCTTGAACCATTATATACAATCAAAGGGAAAGTTTAG
- a CDS encoding peptidase domain-containing ABC transporter yields MEIRNELDWGWGDKLSLVRQTESAECGVACLAMIADWHGHKISLRHLRSKFGITQHGMSFTRLIECAELLKLSGRAVRLDLDELCQLSTPCILHWNLNHFVVLKSVKGNKVVIHDPANGVVNLTLADVNKHFTGIALELTPTHEFKKIDEKEKIKLFELIGKTVGLKSSLIKIFGFALVLEVLSLLLPMLNQIVIDEVLVGYDENLLVLIILAILLITATQTLISLAKEWAAITLSVNFNMQWTANVFHHLFRLPIDWFEKRDIGSISAKFSAVNVIQHTLTTSLIQALLDVVLVVGTLTVMFLYSPLLSVIAIIAAGIYVILRFAWFGTFKRAEENTWEANTKEESYFIETVRGVLSLRVNGTLPWRESAWKNLNINRRNAQLYELKLGMIYNTINITIISLVSAAVLWFGANLVLSGQFTIGMLVAFLSYQGRFSGSISSLIDKYFEYKMLSVYNERLADIVFNQKEVNNDYIIASTQYKPDGNDINLIDFCDVSFSYGINEPLLLNNASFNVKRGEIVALIGSSGCGKSTISKLLLGIYKPTKGCIRFFGNSNLSIKEIRGRIGAVLQDDQLFSGSIIENITFFGSELDEEWLVECARKAGVHDDIERLNMGYHTLIGEMGASLSGGQKQRILIARALYKKPELLILDEATSSLDIYTESLVCQTFRDIGIPIIMIAHRPETIASADRVFLLHDGLIKEVPNTFRVE; encoded by the coding sequence ATGGAAATAAGAAATGAATTGGATTGGGGATGGGGAGATAAACTTTCTTTAGTGCGCCAAACTGAAAGTGCAGAATGTGGTGTTGCTTGTCTAGCAATGATCGCTGATTGGCATGGTCATAAAATAAGTTTAAGGCATTTGAGATCAAAGTTTGGTATTACACAGCATGGAATGTCATTTACTCGTCTTATTGAGTGTGCTGAGCTTTTAAAACTTTCAGGTAGAGCGGTGAGACTTGATTTAGATGAATTGTGTCAGTTGAGTACACCTTGTATTTTGCACTGGAATTTAAATCATTTTGTTGTTCTTAAATCCGTAAAAGGAAATAAAGTTGTTATTCATGATCCTGCAAATGGTGTTGTTAATTTAACGCTTGCTGATGTGAACAAGCATTTTACTGGTATTGCTCTTGAGTTAACACCTACACATGAGTTTAAAAAAATAGATGAAAAAGAAAAAATAAAACTATTCGAGCTTATTGGTAAAACAGTAGGTTTAAAATCTTCATTAATAAAGATTTTTGGATTTGCTTTAGTGTTAGAAGTTCTTTCTCTATTACTTCCAATGCTAAATCAAATCGTCATTGATGAGGTCTTAGTCGGTTACGATGAAAATTTATTGGTATTGATTATACTCGCTATACTTCTTATTACAGCAACTCAAACATTAATAAGTTTAGCGAAGGAGTGGGCAGCGATAACACTGTCAGTTAATTTTAATATGCAATGGACAGCGAATGTTTTTCATCATCTATTTCGTTTACCGATAGATTGGTTTGAAAAACGTGATATTGGTAGTATTAGTGCAAAATTTTCAGCTGTGAATGTTATTCAACATACGTTAACAACCAGTCTCATTCAAGCATTGCTTGATGTTGTTTTGGTTGTAGGCACATTAACAGTGATGTTTTTATATAGTCCATTACTTTCGGTGATAGCGATTATTGCTGCTGGTATTTATGTGATATTACGTTTTGCATGGTTTGGTACATTTAAAAGAGCAGAAGAAAATACGTGGGAAGCCAATACTAAAGAAGAAAGTTACTTTATAGAAACAGTACGTGGAGTATTAAGTCTTCGAGTTAATGGAACATTACCATGGCGAGAATCAGCATGGAAAAATTTAAATATTAATAGACGAAATGCACAGTTATATGAATTAAAGTTAGGGATGATATATAACACGATAAATATCACTATTATTAGTTTAGTTTCAGCAGCAGTGCTTTGGTTTGGTGCAAATTTGGTTCTAAGCGGACAATTTACAATTGGGATGCTTGTTGCTTTTCTATCATATCAAGGACGTTTTTCAGGAAGTATTAGTTCATTAATAGATAAATATTTTGAATATAAAATGCTTTCTGTTTATAACGAGAGACTGGCAGATATCGTTTTTAATCAGAAAGAAGTAAACAATGATTATATAATTGCATCAACTCAATATAAACCAGACGGTAATGATATTAATTTGATTGATTTTTGTGACGTTTCATTTTCTTATGGCATAAATGAACCACTTTTATTGAATAACGCTTCATTTAACGTAAAGCGTGGGGAGATCGTTGCTTTGATTGGCTCCTCTGGATGTGGAAAATCGACAATATCTAAATTATTACTTGGTATTTATAAACCGACAAAAGGTTGTATCCGTTTTTTTGGAAATTCCAATTTATCAATAAAAGAGATCCGAGGGCGTATTGGTGCTGTACTTCAAGATGATCAATTATTTAGCGGTTCAATAATTGAAAATATTACTTTTTTTGGTTCGGAATTAGATGAGGAATGGTTAGTTGAATGCGCTCGAAAAGCAGGTGTACATGATGATATTGAACGATTGAATATGGGATATCATACTTTAATTGGCGAAATGGGGGCGAGTTTATCTGGAGGTCAAAAACAAAGAATACTCATTGCCCGAGCATTATATAAAAAACCAGAATTATTGATATTAGATGAAGCAACAAGTAGTTTAGATATTTATACAGAATCACTTGTTTGTCAGACTTTCAGGGATATAGGGATCCCTATTATTATGATTGCTCACCGACCCGAAACTATTGCATCTGCTGATAGAGTATTTTTATTACATGATGGTTTAATAAAGGAAGTACCAAATACATTTAGAGTGGAGTGA
- a CDS encoding protein adenylyltransferase SelO family protein, which translates to MSIKTFSIDKTKFFKKSLPDISFSSFDTFRLKGVELVWFNNDLLKKYNINGSKEEIETFLLNEYSYVLPNYADSNRLIFNECKTFWADRYGSRHEVCNGGSARCGFDGTFQVKGIGVTPLVAQNMSKSHSHGKLFLDEAISEAIWGEICHQHLPFGSIRTLAIIKTNVQEGFSYSDNCPKKPCALAIREFSIRPAHFERATFFWPFPEYISLRNDDTDRVKECINYLPRSLGLSNSILSSKKELFYCLKKLVLRIAKQIAYSRVKGIPHGSLTSSNIGIDGRFLDFGTITAVPDFGNYVIADGVGAVWDDHLLITQWLKNLFFNIEKYSCLDDNLSRNDINTLIDNFINELNNQENYAILEELDVKNKSRDNLILAGDIKRNLISRHRINIGNFCAEDFKSKIVNLAKEKRLKIGNVKFELRDLKYSSFTIFNDEDLSKKKYSIESINRLIANYC; encoded by the coding sequence GTGAGTATTAAAACCTTTTCTATAGATAAAACTAAATTTTTTAAAAAAAGTTTACCTGATATATCTTTTTCTTCATTTGATACTTTCCGATTAAAAGGCGTCGAACTCGTTTGGTTTAATAATGATTTATTAAAAAAATATAATATTAATGGATCAAAAGAAGAAATAGAGACATTTTTATTAAATGAATATTCTTATGTGTTACCTAATTATGCGGATTCTAATCGCTTAATATTCAATGAATGTAAAACGTTTTGGGCTGATCGCTATGGGTCTAGACATGAAGTTTGTAATGGGGGGAGTGCTCGTTGTGGGTTTGATGGTACTTTTCAAGTTAAGGGGATTGGTGTGACACCATTAGTGGCACAAAATATGAGTAAATCACATTCTCATGGAAAACTATTTTTAGATGAAGCAATTTCTGAAGCTATTTGGGGAGAAATTTGTCATCAGCATTTACCTTTTGGATCAATTAGGACTTTAGCTATTATTAAAACAAATGTTCAAGAAGGGTTTTCATATTCAGATAATTGTCCTAAGAAACCATGCGCTTTAGCGATAAGGGAGTTTTCTATTCGTCCTGCACACTTTGAAAGAGCAACATTTTTTTGGCCCTTTCCTGAATATATTTCTTTAAGAAATGATGATACAGATCGGGTGAAAGAGTGTATTAATTATTTACCGAGATCATTAGGCCTGAGTAATTCAATATTATCGTCAAAAAAAGAGTTATTTTATTGTTTAAAAAAGCTTGTACTTCGTATAGCAAAACAAATTGCATATTCTAGAGTAAAGGGAATACCACATGGCTCTTTGACTAGTTCAAATATAGGTATTGATGGTCGCTTTCTTGATTTTGGAACAATTACTGCTGTTCCTGATTTTGGTAACTATGTTATTGCTGATGGTGTCGGTGCTGTTTGGGATGATCATTTATTAATTACACAGTGGTTGAAAAATTTATTTTTTAACATAGAAAAGTATTCATGTTTGGATGATAATTTATCACGGAATGATATTAACACGTTAATTGATAATTTTATCAATGAATTAAATAATCAAGAAAATTATGCAATTTTAGAAGAACTTGATGTTAAGAATAAAAGTAGAGATAACTTAATATTAGCAGGTGATATAAAAAGAAATTTGATCTCTCGACACAGAATAAATATCGGTAATTTTTGCGCTGAAGATTTTAAAAGTAAGATTGTTAATTTAGCAAAAGAAAAGAGGTTGAAAATTGGTAATGTTAAGTTTGAACTTCGAGATTTAAAGTATTCATCATTTACTATTTTTAATGATGAAGACTTAAGTAAGAAAAAATATTCAATTGAATCAATCAACAGATTAATTGCTAATTATTGTTAA
- a CDS encoding toxin-activating lysine-acyltransferase produces MILDKSNFSISTKNSLFMEREQSGKTKSNILQEIGLLLEVTVKDDIHKNVNINSFLYWVKPGILHDQYILIKGKGDINPIGYVFWAWVDNNTLTEYLYDDKFILHPMCWNDGDNLIIVDFMCTEKTYVLSLIKSLYRSARNKALISYKDINICVRDKSGLVIKNNRK; encoded by the coding sequence ATGATTTTAGATAAGTCGAATTTCTCGATTAGCACTAAAAACTCTTTATTTATGGAGAGGGAACAATCAGGTAAAACGAAGAGTAATATATTACAAGAGATTGGATTGTTATTAGAAGTAACAGTTAAAGATGATATTCATAAAAATGTAAATATTAATTCATTTTTATATTGGGTGAAGCCTGGTATATTACACGACCAGTATATATTAATTAAAGGAAAAGGTGATATTAATCCAATAGGTTATGTTTTTTGGGCTTGGGTTGATAATAATACACTTACTGAATATTTATATGATGATAAGTTTATTCTTCACCCAATGTGTTGGAATGATGGTGATAATTTGATTATTGTTGACTTCATGTGCACAGAAAAAACGTATGTTTTATCGTTAATTAAATCATTATATAGAAGTGCTAGAAATAAAGCGTTGATATCATACAAAGATATCAATATATGTGTTAGAGATAAATCAGGTTTAGTAATCAAAAACAATAGGAAATAG
- a CDS encoding radical SAM protein → MRIFSLKNKCNYFSVNWALINNCNYKCSYCHPDLNSGSIKAPSYDVVVNFVENIMSHSKKLSLIPYFEFGGGEVTILRYFSDLIKFINEKNGVVCIVSNGSKSLLWWRENAEYLNGVSLSYHVNDIKDEVHFLKVAKILEKSKNTRLHVNVMMDPQKFNDCYLFAESLKEQVKCSIALQPLFEGFGHGGITKKYNYTDKQESLMQSFKGWPDEKNLPEPRSFLEIKYLDGSKETQSTFDLLINDQVNFIGWDCYAGVESIVITFAGEIYRAWCMQDGAIGSIYNENITLPTKPIRCHTKICQCGADLSSTKINKRLVEPLGNTIDVIQII, encoded by the coding sequence ATGAGAATTTTTAGTCTAAAAAATAAGTGTAACTATTTCTCTGTGAATTGGGCTTTAATTAATAATTGTAACTATAAATGCAGCTATTGTCATCCAGACTTAAATAGTGGGTCAATTAAAGCGCCATCGTATGATGTCGTGGTTAATTTTGTTGAAAATATAATGTCTCATTCTAAAAAACTTAGTTTAATTCCTTATTTTGAATTTGGAGGTGGAGAGGTAACTATTCTTAGATACTTCAGTGATCTTATTAAGTTTATTAATGAAAAAAATGGTGTAGTTTGTATTGTTTCAAATGGTTCAAAGTCTTTGTTATGGTGGCGAGAGAATGCTGAATATCTAAATGGCGTAAGCCTTAGTTACCATGTTAATGACATCAAAGATGAGGTTCATTTTTTGAAAGTGGCCAAAATATTAGAAAAATCGAAAAATACTCGATTGCATGTCAATGTGATGATGGATCCTCAAAAGTTTAATGATTGTTATTTGTTTGCTGAAAGTTTAAAAGAACAGGTTAAATGTTCAATTGCACTACAACCTCTATTTGAAGGTTTTGGTCACGGTGGTATTACAAAAAAATACAATTATACTGATAAGCAAGAGTCATTGATGCAAAGCTTCAAAGGCTGGCCAGACGAAAAGAATCTTCCAGAGCCGAGATCTTTTCTCGAAATTAAATATCTAGATGGCTCAAAAGAGACGCAATCAACTTTTGATTTGCTCATTAATGACCAAGTAAATTTTATTGGTTGGGATTGTTACGCCGGTGTTGAAAGTATAGTAATAACCTTTGCTGGTGAGATATACCGTGCATGGTGTATGCAGGATGGTGCAATAGGTTCTATTTATAATGAAAATATTACTTTACCTACTAAACCTATTCGTTGTCATACAAAAATTTGTCAATGTGGCGCTGATCTTTCTTCAACTAAAATTAATAAGCGATTAGTTGAACCATTAGGTAATACTATTGATGTGATTCAAATTATTTAA
- a CDS encoding glycosyltransferase family 2 protein: protein MFDFLELILISISSIILFTTVVLLVFYKYGKEQVNVNKLPSVSVFVPYYNEDSDILLKTLSYLDNQEYPLLLEVLIIDDGSTNDSKKAVEQWLNVPRRQKYLLINKHKNNGRKGFALDCALSLEIATGDAYVIVDSDTFIEPNGIRALVSKLWSDDRYAAVCGYITPSNYKDSFIGLLQHYEHISFYGAIRAAQDKLGCVPVLAGAFVAHRASVVKDLGGWSEWLVEDIAWCWKAISNGYKTGYAPKAKASTQCPTDLKSLFNQRRRWARGRVEAYVVAWKTHWFAGFCSTPWFVITALQYTFPSSMILLGVMVIFHIWIPFLLGGINMIFYLILVHLYIKDNDLQQELTTSKILKAPLFSLVLESITWLPNLLGYMDEILGKNKIWLTR, encoded by the coding sequence ATGTTTGATTTTCTTGAGCTAATTTTAATTTCAATATCATCAATAATATTATTTACAACGGTTGTATTATTGGTATTTTATAAGTATGGAAAAGAACAAGTAAATGTTAATAAATTACCGTCAGTGTCTGTTTTTGTTCCTTATTATAATGAAGATTCTGATATTTTATTAAAAACATTATCTTATTTAGATAATCAAGAATATCCATTACTGCTTGAAGTTTTAATAATAGATGATGGGTCAACGAATGATAGTAAAAAAGCTGTTGAGCAATGGTTAAATGTTCCAAGGCGACAAAAGTACTTATTAATAAACAAACATAAAAATAATGGGCGTAAAGGTTTTGCGTTGGATTGTGCTCTCAGCTTAGAGATTGCAACAGGAGATGCTTATGTCATTGTTGATAGTGATACGTTTATTGAACCAAATGGCATTAGAGCGTTAGTTAGTAAGTTATGGTCTGATGATAGATATGCAGCGGTATGTGGATATATTACTCCGAGCAATTATAAAGACAGTTTTATTGGATTATTACAGCATTATGAGCATATCAGTTTTTATGGTGCGATAAGAGCCGCACAGGATAAATTGGGTTGCGTCCCTGTTTTAGCTGGTGCCTTTGTTGCTCATCGCGCATCAGTAGTTAAAGATCTTGGCGGTTGGAGTGAATGGTTGGTTGAGGATATTGCTTGGTGTTGGAAAGCAATATCGAATGGATATAAGACAGGATATGCACCAAAAGCAAAAGCTTCAACACAATGTCCAACTGATTTAAAAAGTTTATTTAATCAAAGACGAAGATGGGCAAGAGGGCGAGTAGAAGCGTATGTTGTCGCGTGGAAAACTCATTGGTTTGCAGGTTTTTGTTCAACTCCTTGGTTTGTTATTACAGCGTTACAATATACTTTTCCATCGAGTATGATTTTATTAGGGGTAATGGTGATATTTCATATTTGGATCCCTTTTCTTTTAGGTGGAATAAATATGATATTTTATTTAATACTTGTTCATTTATATATCAAAGATAATGATTTACAACAGGAATTAACGACGAGTAAAATATTAAAGGCGCCTTTGTTTTCATTAGTATTAGAGTCGATTACTTGGTTGCCAAACCTTTTAGGATATATGGATGAAATATTAGGAAAAAATAAAATATGGCTAACAAGGTGA